The following are encoded in a window of Aquipuribacter sp. SD81 genomic DNA:
- the pknB gene encoding Stk1 family PASTA domain-containing Ser/Thr kinase codes for MTDQTTPGGARLVGGRYELTEQIGRGGMAEVWAARDSRLGRSVAVKLLRTDLARDPSFQARFKREAQSSASLNHPSIVSVYDTGEDTATDPYGNPAPQPFIVMEQVHGRTVKQILQESSPLDVEDAMRISAGVLDALQYSHRSGIIHRDIKPGNVMVTDAGEVKVMDFGIARAMADTSATMTGTNAVLGTAQYLSPEQARGETVDERSDIYSAGCLLYELLTGRPPFVGENALALAYQHVGETPQPPSSLNPEVPGDLDNVVLHALAKGRDERYQDAGDFIADLDRVATGLPVAAPPPAGVAGAATALMPAAAGAAATQRLQRTVTETDPGWPTGPRDPYADDLADDEEPKRRVWLYVLLVLLALGLIGVLFWLFAGGDDEPTVEQVRMPDVVGLQQDVAVDELEELGFTDVSTVPEDNSEVEAGEVTAQDPAPSDTLETVGVDTPVVLTVASGPGDVEVPDVAGLEQAEARDALVAAGLVFAGTSEEDSPDTERGVVLRTDPEEGAVVTEGSDVTLVLASGQNTVPDVIGTEQTQAIQALQDAGFAVSTESVESPEDPGTVVDQGSTAGRRLDIGTEVVIGVAVPPPPTPTTVTETVTSADEEPDPEPEPTTEEPEPEPEPEPSGEPTAEDG; via the coding sequence ATGACGGATCAGACGACGCCCGGCGGCGCCCGGCTGGTGGGCGGCCGCTACGAGCTCACCGAGCAGATCGGCCGCGGCGGCATGGCCGAGGTCTGGGCCGCCCGCGACTCCCGGCTCGGCCGGTCCGTCGCCGTCAAGCTGCTGCGCACCGACCTCGCGCGCGACCCGTCGTTCCAGGCCCGCTTCAAGCGCGAGGCGCAGTCCTCGGCCTCGCTCAACCACCCGTCGATCGTGTCGGTGTACGACACGGGCGAGGACACCGCGACCGACCCCTACGGCAACCCCGCCCCGCAGCCGTTCATCGTCATGGAGCAGGTGCACGGCCGGACGGTGAAGCAGATCCTGCAGGAGTCCTCGCCGCTGGACGTCGAGGACGCGATGCGGATCAGCGCGGGCGTGCTCGACGCGCTGCAGTACAGCCACCGCTCGGGGATCATCCACCGCGACATCAAGCCGGGCAACGTCATGGTGACCGACGCCGGCGAGGTCAAGGTCATGGACTTCGGCATCGCGCGGGCGATGGCCGACACGTCGGCGACGATGACGGGCACGAACGCCGTGCTCGGCACCGCGCAGTACCTGTCGCCGGAGCAGGCGCGCGGGGAGACCGTCGACGAGCGCTCCGACATCTACTCCGCCGGCTGCCTGCTGTACGAGCTGCTGACCGGCCGGCCGCCCTTCGTCGGCGAGAACGCCCTCGCGCTCGCCTACCAGCACGTGGGCGAGACCCCGCAGCCGCCGAGCAGCCTCAACCCCGAGGTGCCGGGCGACCTCGACAACGTCGTGCTCCACGCGCTCGCGAAGGGCCGCGACGAGCGCTACCAGGACGCCGGCGACTTCATAGCCGACCTCGACCGGGTGGCGACGGGGCTGCCCGTGGCCGCACCGCCCCCCGCGGGCGTCGCCGGGGCCGCGACCGCGCTCATGCCCGCCGCCGCGGGTGCGGCCGCCACGCAGCGCCTGCAGCGGACCGTCACCGAGACCGACCCGGGCTGGCCGACCGGCCCGCGGGACCCGTACGCCGACGACCTCGCCGATGACGAGGAGCCGAAGCGGCGCGTGTGGCTGTACGTGCTCCTCGTCCTGCTCGCGCTCGGTCTGATCGGCGTCCTGTTCTGGCTGTTCGCCGGCGGCGACGACGAGCCGACCGTCGAGCAGGTCCGCATGCCCGACGTGGTCGGCCTCCAGCAGGACGTCGCGGTCGACGAGCTCGAGGAGCTCGGCTTCACCGACGTCTCGACCGTGCCGGAGGACAACTCCGAGGTGGAGGCGGGCGAGGTGACCGCCCAGGACCCGGCGCCCTCCGACACGCTCGAGACGGTGGGGGTCGACACCCCGGTCGTGCTCACCGTGGCCAGCGGACCGGGCGACGTGGAGGTGCCGGACGTCGCGGGGCTGGAGCAGGCCGAGGCGCGCGACGCGCTCGTGGCGGCCGGGCTCGTGTTCGCCGGCACCTCGGAGGAGGACTCCCCCGACACCGAGCGCGGCGTGGTGCTGCGCACCGACCCGGAGGAGGGGGCCGTCGTCACCGAGGGCTCCGACGTCACGCTCGTGCTCGCGAGCGGCCAGAACACCGTGCCCGACGTCATCGGCACGGAGCAGACGCAGGCGATCCAGGCGCTGCAGGACGCCGGCTTCGCCGTGTCGACGGAGTCCGTCGAGAGCCCCGAGGACCCCGGCACCGTCGTCGACCAGGGGAGCACGGCGGGCCGCCGCCTCGACATCGGCACCGAGGTCGTCATCGGCGTCGCCGTGCCGCCGCCGCCCACGCCGACGACCGTCACCGAGACCGTCACGTCGGCGGACGAGGAGCCCGACCCCGAGCCCGAGCCGACAACCGAGGAGCCCGAGCCGGAGCCCGAGCCGGAGCCGTCCGGGGAGCCCACGGCCGAGGACGGCTAG
- a CDS encoding FtsW/RodA/SpoVE family cell cycle protein — MTTIVTAFSPGTRRGFELLLIVAAVVVSCAAYALVGLGVDGTLPVRLLAIGGGLLGLGVALHLVVRFAAPYADPVIVPIALLVNGLGLVMIHRLDLADGTSLAVRQLGAAAISIVVAGIVLVVLRDHRRLRARTYTAMVVGLVLLLLPLVPGLGRQVNGARIWIDLGVTTFQPAELGKIAIIVFFAGYLVVARDTLSLVGPKVLGLRLPRARDLGPILVAWLASVGVLVFERDLGTSLLFFGIFVAMLYVATERVSWIVIGLGLFVAGCAVAYQLFGHVQNRVRVWLDPFDPELIDAPGGSYQVVQGLYGMADGGLLGTGLGRGSPDIVPFAESDFIFAALGEELGLAGLFAILVLYGILVQRGLRTAIGVRDGFGKLLAAGLAFSIALQVFVVAGGVTGVIPLTGLTMPFLAYGGSSLLGSWIVVALLLRVSDLARRPDLPPARPGAALAPASPQDENPTQVVRLP; from the coding sequence ATGACGACGATCGTCACCGCGTTCTCCCCCGGCACCCGGCGCGGCTTCGAGCTGCTGCTCATCGTCGCGGCCGTCGTCGTGTCGTGCGCCGCGTACGCCCTCGTCGGGCTCGGGGTCGACGGCACGCTGCCGGTCCGCCTGCTCGCCATCGGCGGGGGCCTGCTCGGGCTCGGGGTCGCGCTGCACCTCGTCGTCCGCTTCGCCGCCCCCTACGCCGACCCCGTCATCGTGCCGATCGCGCTGCTCGTCAACGGCCTCGGGCTCGTCATGATCCACCGGCTCGACCTGGCCGACGGCACGTCGCTCGCGGTGCGCCAGCTCGGGGCCGCCGCGATCAGCATCGTGGTCGCAGGGATCGTGCTCGTCGTGCTCCGCGACCACCGCAGGCTGCGCGCGCGCACGTACACCGCGATGGTCGTCGGCCTCGTGCTGCTCCTGCTGCCGCTCGTGCCCGGCCTCGGGCGCCAGGTCAACGGCGCGCGGATCTGGATCGACCTCGGCGTCACGACGTTCCAGCCCGCCGAGCTCGGCAAGATCGCCATCATCGTCTTCTTCGCCGGCTACCTCGTCGTCGCCCGGGACACGCTGTCGCTGGTCGGGCCGAAGGTGCTCGGGCTGCGGCTGCCGCGGGCCCGCGACCTCGGCCCGATCCTCGTCGCGTGGCTCGCGAGCGTCGGGGTCCTCGTCTTCGAGCGCGACCTCGGGACCTCGCTGCTGTTCTTCGGGATCTTCGTCGCGATGCTCTACGTCGCCACCGAGCGGGTCTCGTGGATCGTCATCGGCCTCGGGCTGTTCGTCGCCGGGTGCGCGGTCGCCTACCAGCTGTTCGGCCACGTGCAGAACCGCGTCCGCGTGTGGCTCGACCCGTTCGACCCCGAGCTCATCGACGCGCCCGGCGGGTCGTACCAGGTCGTGCAGGGGCTGTACGGCATGGCCGACGGCGGCCTGCTCGGCACCGGCCTCGGCCGTGGCAGCCCCGACATCGTCCCCTTCGCCGAGAGCGACTTCATCTTCGCCGCGCTGGGCGAGGAGCTCGGCCTCGCCGGGCTGTTCGCGATCCTCGTGCTGTACGGGATCCTCGTGCAGCGCGGCCTGCGTACGGCGATCGGCGTCCGTGACGGCTTCGGCAAGCTGCTCGCCGCCGGTCTCGCGTTCTCCATCGCGCTGCAGGTCTTCGTCGTGGCGGGCGGCGTCACCGGGGTGATCCCCCTCACCGGCCTCACGATGCCGTTCCTCGCCTACGGCGGCTCGTCGCTGCTCGGCTCGTGGATCGTCGTCGCCCTGCTGCTGCGCGTGTCAGACCTCGCGCGCCGTCCCGACCTGCCGCCGGCCCGTCCGGGCGCCGCCCTCGCCCCCGCCTCGCCGCAGGACGAGAACCCCACGCAGGTGGTGAGGCTGCCGTGA
- a CDS encoding peptidylprolyl isomerase has translation MLATQTATISTSKGDIRVELYGNHAPKTVANFTGLASGEKQWEDPKTGQKRNDPFFDGLAFHRVIDGFMVQGGCPLGTGTGGPGYTFDDEINPELTFQEPYLLAMANAGKRMGKGTNGSQFFITVVPTPHLQGKHTIFGKVADAESRAVVDAIATSATDMRDRPVEDITITGVQLS, from the coding sequence ATGCTTGCGACGCAGACCGCGACCATCTCCACGTCCAAGGGCGACATCCGCGTGGAGCTGTACGGCAACCACGCGCCGAAGACCGTCGCCAACTTCACCGGCCTCGCCTCGGGCGAGAAGCAGTGGGAGGACCCGAAGACCGGCCAGAAGCGCAACGACCCGTTCTTCGACGGGCTCGCCTTCCACCGCGTCATCGACGGGTTCATGGTGCAGGGCGGCTGCCCGCTCGGTACCGGCACCGGCGGCCCCGGCTACACCTTCGACGACGAGATCAACCCCGAGCTGACGTTCCAGGAGCCGTACCTGCTCGCCATGGCCAACGCCGGCAAGCGGATGGGCAAGGGCACGAACGGCTCGCAGTTCTTCATCACCGTCGTGCCGACCCCGCACCTGCAGGGCAAGCACACGATCTTCGGCAAGGTGGCCGACGCGGAGTCGCGCGCTGTCGTCGACGCCATCGCCACGAGCGCCACCGACATGCGCGACCGCCCGGTCGAGGACATCACCATCACCGGTGTCCAGCTCTCCTGA
- a CDS encoding peptidoglycan D,D-transpeptidase FtsI family protein codes for MNGPLRRLAVVVALLLGSLLLSTSWVQFVDAAGVSAGQGNVREVYREFGRERGPIVVAGQPVAESVEVDGAYRYLRQYPQGPLYAHTTGYYSIVYGTSAMERAYNDVLAGTADSLFYSRIGQVLTGQDPSGGSVQLTLDPEVQQVAAEALGEQRGAVVALEPATGRVLAMVSSPSYDPDRLSSHDLGDVRQAWQELNEAESRPLENRAIAGRLYPPGSVFKIVTASAALESGQYTPETQLPGPAELDLPQTTTTLPNYGRVPCGPDDLTTLADALRTSCNPAFGQIGIDLGAGAIRDQAAAFGILEQLEIPLTATPAVVPGDLNAPQSAQAAIGQFDVRVSPLHVAMVSAGIANDGVVMRPQLVRTVRGPDLQVVDEPQPEAIGAAVSPETAQQLTDMMVQVVEAGTGTSAQIAGVVVAGKTGTAQTGNDTDPHAWFTSFAPADDPQVAVAVVVENGGDLGSETSGGRVAAPIARAVMEAVLAP; via the coding sequence GTGAACGGCCCGCTGCGCCGGCTCGCCGTCGTCGTCGCCCTGCTCCTCGGCAGCCTGCTCCTGTCGACCTCGTGGGTGCAGTTCGTCGACGCCGCGGGGGTCTCCGCCGGCCAGGGCAACGTCCGCGAGGTGTACCGCGAGTTCGGTCGCGAGCGCGGTCCCATCGTGGTCGCGGGGCAGCCGGTGGCGGAGAGCGTCGAGGTCGACGGCGCCTACCGCTACCTGCGGCAGTACCCGCAGGGCCCGCTGTACGCGCACACGACCGGCTACTACTCGATCGTCTACGGCACGAGCGCCATGGAGCGCGCGTACAACGACGTGCTCGCCGGCACCGCCGACTCGTTGTTCTACAGCCGCATCGGGCAGGTGCTCACCGGACAGGACCCCTCGGGCGGCTCCGTGCAGCTCACGCTCGACCCGGAGGTCCAGCAGGTCGCCGCCGAGGCGCTCGGCGAGCAGCGCGGCGCCGTCGTCGCGCTCGAGCCCGCGACCGGGCGCGTGCTCGCCATGGTGAGCAGCCCGTCCTACGACCCGGACCGGCTGTCCTCGCACGACCTCGGCGACGTGCGGCAGGCGTGGCAGGAGCTCAACGAGGCCGAGTCGCGGCCGCTGGAGAACCGCGCGATCGCGGGCCGGCTGTACCCGCCCGGCTCGGTGTTCAAGATCGTCACGGCGTCGGCGGCCCTGGAGAGCGGGCAGTACACCCCGGAGACCCAGCTGCCCGGACCCGCCGAGCTCGACCTGCCGCAGACGACCACGACGCTGCCGAACTACGGCCGCGTGCCGTGCGGCCCGGACGACCTCACGACGCTCGCCGACGCGCTGCGCACCTCGTGCAACCCCGCCTTCGGCCAGATCGGCATCGACCTCGGCGCCGGGGCCATCCGGGACCAGGCCGCGGCCTTCGGCATCCTCGAGCAGCTCGAGATCCCGCTCACCGCGACGCCCGCCGTCGTGCCGGGCGACCTGAACGCCCCCCAGAGCGCGCAGGCCGCGATCGGGCAGTTCGACGTGCGGGTGAGCCCCCTGCACGTCGCGATGGTGAGCGCCGGCATCGCCAACGACGGCGTCGTCATGCGCCCGCAGCTCGTGCGGACCGTGCGCGGTCCGGACCTGCAGGTCGTCGACGAGCCGCAGCCCGAGGCGATCGGCGCCGCCGTCTCCCCCGAGACCGCCCAGCAGCTCACGGACATGATGGTGCAGGTCGTCGAGGCCGGGACCGGCACGAGCGCGCAGATCGCCGGCGTCGTGGTCGCGGGCAAGACCGGCACGGCGCAGACCGGCAACGACACCGACCCGCACGCGTGGTTCACGTCCTTCGCCCCCGCCGACGACCCGCAGGTCGCCGTGGCCGTCGTCGTGGAGAACGGCGGCGACCTCGGCAGCGAGACCAGCGGCGGCCGCGTGGCCGCCCCGATCGCCCGCGCGGTCATGGAGGCGGTGCTCGCACCGTGA
- a CDS encoding aminodeoxychorismate/anthranilate synthase component II: MTATPPTDGPRVLVVDSYDSFVFTLVGYLRQLGAQVDVVRNDEVGPEHADSYDGVLLSPGPGTPSGAGILVATVRRAAERGQPLLGVCLGHQALAEAFGATVTHAPELLHGKTSPVVHDGAGVLAALPSPFTATRYHSLAVVDGTVPDELRVTGRTPGGVVMALQHVDLPLHGVQFHPESVLTEGGHLLLANWLAEIGDTDAPARAAGLSPLVRR, translated from the coding sequence GTGACCGCGACACCCCCCACCGACGGCCCGCGCGTGCTCGTCGTCGACAGCTACGACTCGTTCGTGTTCACCCTCGTCGGCTACCTCCGTCAGCTCGGCGCGCAGGTCGACGTCGTCCGCAACGACGAGGTGGGACCCGAGCACGCCGACTCCTACGACGGCGTCCTGCTGTCGCCCGGCCCGGGCACGCCGTCGGGGGCGGGGATCCTCGTCGCGACGGTGCGCCGCGCCGCCGAGCGCGGCCAGCCGCTGCTCGGGGTGTGCCTGGGCCACCAGGCGCTCGCGGAGGCGTTCGGCGCGACCGTCACGCACGCCCCGGAGCTGCTGCACGGCAAGACGAGCCCGGTCGTCCACGACGGCGCCGGCGTGCTGGCCGCGCTGCCGTCGCCGTTCACCGCGACGCGCTACCACTCCCTCGCGGTCGTCGACGGCACCGTCCCCGACGAGCTCCGGGTCACCGGACGCACGCCGGGCGGGGTCGTGATGGCCCTGCAGCACGTCGACCTGCCCCTGCACGGCGTGCAGTTCCACCCGGAGTCCGTGCTCACCGAGGGCGGGCACCTCCTGCTGGCGAACTGGCTCGCGGAGATCGGCGACACCGACGCACCCGCGCGCGCGGCGGGCCTCAGCCCGCTCGTGCGCCGCTGA
- a CDS encoding serine/threonine-protein kinase yields the protein MSVPGPGLVLAGRYRLLDQVAVGAMGEVWRAHDDTLDRDVAVKVLRPELADDAVFLERFRGEARHAASVRHPHVAAVHDYGEDEAPTPEGSVAYLVMDLLEGRTLGDLLAERGPLPATEVAGLLAQVADALAAAHRIGLVHRDVKPANLVECDGHVSVTDFGIARAADAVPVTRTGLVMGTAEYLSPEQARGRRATTRSDVYSLGVVAYELLTGDPPFTAANPAEVARAHVHDPVPPLPDDGPRAVPAGMRATVLRCLAKDPAERPDVAALAERLRALGRGEGLDAPGEGSWAEPAGVPDAREERAAAQVPATAPAGRAPLRPTVPVAVQDGTAPARGTAPGRGAGGERPGPVGVGRPAGRGTGAGYPPVAHRVVPRAPRRRRRALRPPLVALLALVALLLLVALLQALGLLGRGGDAGDTDAVAARAGGPDVTRSTLLADHEDGR from the coding sequence GTGAGCGTGCCCGGGCCGGGGCTCGTGCTCGCCGGCCGCTACCGCCTGCTCGACCAGGTCGCGGTCGGGGCGATGGGCGAGGTGTGGCGCGCCCACGACGACACCCTCGACCGCGACGTCGCGGTCAAGGTGCTGCGCCCGGAGCTCGCCGACGACGCGGTGTTCCTCGAGCGCTTCCGTGGGGAGGCGCGCCACGCCGCCTCGGTGCGGCACCCGCACGTGGCGGCGGTGCACGACTACGGCGAGGACGAGGCACCGACGCCGGAGGGGTCGGTGGCCTACCTCGTCATGGACCTGCTCGAGGGGCGGACCCTCGGCGACCTGCTCGCCGAGCGCGGCCCGCTGCCGGCCACCGAGGTCGCCGGCCTGCTCGCGCAGGTCGCCGACGCGCTCGCGGCCGCCCACCGCATCGGCCTCGTGCACCGCGACGTCAAGCCCGCCAACCTCGTGGAGTGCGACGGGCACGTGAGCGTCACCGACTTCGGCATCGCCCGCGCCGCCGACGCGGTCCCGGTCACGCGCACGGGCCTGGTGATGGGGACGGCGGAGTACCTGTCGCCGGAGCAGGCGCGCGGCCGGCGCGCGACCACCCGCTCCGACGTCTACTCCCTCGGGGTCGTCGCCTACGAGCTGCTGACGGGCGACCCGCCGTTCACCGCGGCGAACCCGGCGGAGGTCGCCCGCGCGCACGTGCACGACCCGGTGCCGCCCCTGCCGGACGACGGCCCGCGCGCCGTCCCGGCCGGGATGCGCGCGACGGTGCTGCGCTGCCTCGCCAAGGACCCGGCGGAGCGGCCCGACGTCGCCGCGCTCGCCGAACGGCTGCGCGCCCTGGGGCGCGGCGAGGGGCTCGACGCCCCGGGCGAGGGGTCGTGGGCCGAGCCCGCGGGCGTGCCGGACGCGCGCGAGGAGCGGGCCGCCGCGCAGGTGCCGGCGACGGCCCCGGCCGGTCGGGCGCCGCTGCGCCCCACCGTGCCCGTCGCCGTGCAGGACGGCACCGCCCCCGCCCGCGGGACCGCGCCCGGCCGGGGGGCAGGCGGGGAGCGCCCCGGGCCCGTCGGGGTCGGTCGGCCCGCCGGCCGCGGCACCGGGGCCGGCTACCCTCCCGTCGCCCACCGCGTCGTGCCGCGCGCCCCGCGGAGGCGCCGGCGCGCGCTGCGCCCGCCGCTCGTCGCGCTGCTCGCGCTCGTCGCGCTGCTGCTGCTCGTCGCGCTCCTGCAGGCCCTCGGCCTGCTCGGTCGCGGCGGCGACGCGGGCGACACCGACGCCGTCGCGGCACGGGCCGGCGGCCCCGATGTGACACGCTCGACCCTTCTGGCGGACCACGAGGACGGACGATGA
- a CDS encoding rhomboid family intramembrane serine protease, with protein sequence MSSSPDAPGTAGSDDGPGRSDPRDGPAQAPPVCPRHPDRVAYVRCQRCERPACPDCQRPAAVGVHCVDCVRSNPAVRARSVAGAALGDGRPRLTQGLLVGLVLVYLGQLTVPGLTSALGFSPVLSQAEPWRFLTVGLVHSPGWPFHLLLNGFALWVVGRELEPLLGRLRLAAVLLVSTVASAVAVLWLTPVASGGWVGLTVGASGAVFGLLGTGVVLDARRGARVGRQVGVLAALALAGFLLPGISWQGHVGGLVGGLASAAVLLLAPRSRRGTWQVLGLVAVVVLLVLAVLLRWATVPAGFLL encoded by the coding sequence GTGTCCAGCTCTCCTGACGCACCCGGGACGGCCGGGTCCGACGACGGACCCGGCCGCTCCGACCCGCGCGACGGTCCCGCGCAGGCGCCACCCGTCTGTCCGCGCCACCCCGACCGGGTCGCCTACGTGCGCTGCCAGCGCTGCGAGCGCCCGGCGTGCCCGGACTGCCAGCGCCCCGCGGCCGTGGGCGTGCACTGCGTCGACTGCGTCCGCTCGAACCCTGCCGTCCGCGCCCGTTCCGTCGCCGGCGCCGCCCTGGGTGACGGGCGTCCTCGCCTCACGCAGGGCCTCCTCGTCGGGCTCGTGCTCGTCTACCTCGGCCAGCTGACCGTGCCGGGGCTCACCTCCGCGCTCGGGTTCAGCCCCGTGCTGTCGCAGGCCGAGCCGTGGCGGTTCCTCACCGTCGGCCTCGTGCACTCCCCGGGCTGGCCGTTCCACCTGCTCCTCAACGGCTTCGCGCTGTGGGTCGTGGGCCGCGAGCTCGAGCCACTGCTCGGCCGGCTGCGGCTGGCCGCGGTGCTGCTCGTGTCGACCGTCGCCTCGGCGGTCGCGGTGCTGTGGCTGACACCGGTCGCCTCCGGCGGCTGGGTCGGCCTGACGGTCGGCGCGTCCGGCGCCGTCTTCGGCCTGCTCGGCACCGGTGTCGTGCTCGACGCGCGGCGCGGCGCGCGGGTCGGACGCCAGGTGGGTGTGCTCGCGGCGCTCGCCCTCGCGGGCTTCCTGCTGCCCGGCATCTCGTGGCAGGGCCACGTGGGCGGGCTCGTCGGCGGGCTCGCCTCCGCGGCCGTCCTCCTGCTCGCGCCCCGGTCCCGCCGCGGCACCTGGCAGGTGCTCGGCCTCGTCGCCGTCGTCGTGCTGCTCGTGCTCGCGGTGCTGCTCCGCTGGGCGACCGTGCCCGCCGGCTTCCTCCTCTGA
- a CDS encoding class E sortase, whose product MSLARGAVRVSGELLMTTGVLLLLFLAWQLWWTDVEADRAQARTTAALERQWQAAAAEPAEPEGTAPAEAPAPPAEPVLASLPTEAVALLRVPAFGEDYVRPVVAGTGELELQQGVGHYDGTADPGEVGNFAVAGHRTTYGAPFNPIAELRPGDPVVVETATEFHVYRVERSEIVLPTDVEVIAPVPDRPGEEPTEAWLTMTSCHPMYSARERYVVHALLESTTARADGPPAVLAGAGA is encoded by the coding sequence GTGAGCCTCGCGCGCGGCGCCGTGCGCGTCAGCGGCGAGCTGCTCATGACGACCGGGGTTCTGCTCCTGCTCTTCCTCGCCTGGCAGCTGTGGTGGACCGACGTGGAGGCCGACCGGGCGCAGGCCCGCACGACCGCGGCGTTGGAGCGGCAGTGGCAGGCGGCCGCGGCGGAGCCGGCGGAGCCCGAGGGCACGGCGCCCGCGGAGGCGCCCGCGCCGCCGGCGGAGCCGGTGCTCGCCTCGCTGCCGACCGAGGCGGTCGCGCTGCTGCGGGTGCCGGCCTTCGGCGAGGACTACGTGCGCCCCGTCGTCGCGGGCACCGGCGAGCTCGAGCTGCAGCAGGGCGTCGGGCACTACGACGGCACCGCCGACCCCGGCGAGGTCGGCAACTTCGCCGTCGCGGGGCACCGCACCACCTACGGTGCGCCGTTCAACCCGATCGCCGAGCTCCGGCCCGGCGACCCCGTCGTCGTGGAGACCGCGACGGAGTTCCACGTGTACCGGGTCGAGCGCTCGGAGATCGTGCTGCCGACCGACGTGGAGGTCATCGCGCCCGTCCCGGACCGCCCGGGCGAGGAGCCGACGGAGGCCTGGCTCACCATGACGTCCTGCCACCCGATGTACAGCGCACGCGAGCGCTACGTCGTCCACGCGCTGCTGGAGTCGACGACCGCGCGCGCCGACGGGCCGCCCGCCGTGCTCGCCGGGGCGGGCGCCTGA
- a CDS encoding cell division protein CrgA: MPESTPPRKKPAAEPAARSKAPTRSPQWWAPLMVVLMVVGLVWIVVFYVTQQAYPIPGINLWNLGIGFAIAMAGFLMTTRWR; encoded by the coding sequence GTGCCGGAGTCCACCCCGCCGCGCAAGAAGCCGGCGGCCGAGCCCGCCGCCCGCTCGAAGGCCCCCACGCGGAGCCCGCAGTGGTGGGCGCCGCTCATGGTCGTGCTCATGGTCGTCGGGCTCGTGTGGATCGTCGTGTTCTACGTGACGCAGCAGGCCTACCCGATCCCCGGCATCAACCTGTGGAACCTCGGCATCGGCTTCGCCATCGCGATGGCCGGCTTCCTCATGACGACGCGCTGGCGCTGA
- a CDS encoding DUF881 domain-containing protein, whose product MHPPTPPPDDAPDAPDAPDAPVARPGVLRRLRSGPGLGVAATLGAAGMLFVAGGTTAQGTDLRNDSADLASLVAGERRQNERTTTLVESLREEVTRLEAATGETDPGLEEALASMTQAAGIEPVTGPAVQVVLDDADPTTNRAQRAESPDDLVVHQQDVQAVVNALWLGGAEAMMLMDQRVISTSAVRCVGNTLSLQGQPYSPPYVVTAVGDTEAMLAALEQSAGVGTYRTYVEAFGLGYEVSELADADLPAYTGPLELRYAQVVG is encoded by the coding sequence ATGCACCCGCCCACGCCACCGCCCGACGACGCGCCGGACGCGCCGGACGCCCCGGACGCGCCCGTCGCGCGGCCGGGCGTGCTGCGCCGGCTGCGCAGCGGCCCGGGCCTCGGGGTCGCGGCGACCCTCGGCGCCGCGGGGATGCTCTTCGTCGCCGGCGGTACGACCGCGCAGGGCACCGACCTGCGCAACGACAGCGCCGACCTCGCCTCGCTCGTCGCGGGCGAGCGCCGGCAGAACGAGCGGACCACGACGCTCGTGGAGTCCCTGCGCGAGGAGGTCACGCGGCTGGAGGCCGCCACCGGCGAGACCGACCCCGGGCTCGAGGAGGCGTTGGCGTCGATGACGCAGGCCGCGGGTATCGAGCCCGTCACCGGCCCGGCCGTGCAGGTGGTCCTCGACGACGCGGACCCCACGACCAACCGGGCGCAGCGCGCGGAGTCGCCGGACGACCTCGTCGTGCACCAGCAGGACGTCCAGGCCGTCGTCAACGCGCTGTGGCTCGGCGGTGCGGAGGCGATGATGCTCATGGACCAGCGCGTCATCTCCACCAGCGCCGTGCGCTGCGTCGGCAACACGCTGAGCCTGCAGGGCCAGCCGTACTCCCCGCCGTACGTCGTGACGGCCGTCGGCGACACCGAGGCGATGCTCGCCGCGCTGGAGCAGTCCGCGGGCGTCGGCACCTACCGGACCTATGTCGAGGCCTTCGGCCTGGGCTACGAGGTGAGCGAGCTGGCCGACGCCGACCTGCCCGCCTACACCGGTCCTCTCGAGCTGCGCTATGCGCAGGTCGTCGGGTGA